Proteins encoded within one genomic window of Oscillospiraceae bacterium:
- a CDS encoding type II toxin-antitoxin system prevent-host-death family antitoxin, whose amino-acid sequence MPNIKPVSDLRNYNEVLRGVSMGDPVFLTKNGRGRYAILDLREYEKTQATLKLMSELAKGEKSGHEQGWLTSEEVEVSLGVNNG is encoded by the coding sequence ATGCCGAATATCAAACCGGTTTCGGATTTGCGAAACTATAATGAAGTCTTACGTGGGGTGAGCATGGGCGACCCTGTATTTCTGACAAAAAACGGACGCGGACGCTATGCGATTCTTGATCTGCGCGAGTACGAAAAAACACAGGCAACGCTCAAACTCATGTCGGAACTTGCCAAAGGTGAAAAAAGCGGGCATGAACAAGGCTGGCTTACATCGGAGGAAGTCGAGGTAAGTTTGGGTGTAAACAATGGGTAA